A DNA window from Halomonas zincidurans B6 contains the following coding sequences:
- a CDS encoding type II toxin-antitoxin system HipA family toxin, with product MTSRLTQPREAYVWIWLPGETQPVVAGRVTQHGDGYSFNYGASYLARDGAIPIYDPELPLRRGLIEPTAGLSMASCLRDASPDAWGRRVIINRLMGGKAAGAAADDISELTYWLESGSDRIGALDFQHSATEYVPRLKAEASYEELLEAAERIEKGAPLTPALDQALNHGTSIGGARPKALIDHGDRKMIAKFSSSTDIYSVVKAEFIAMKLAAACELDVAPVSLTAAAGKDVLLIDRFDRIKSGAGWQRKAMVSALTMLGLDEMMARYASYEDLAEVIRHRFTDPKQTLRELYARIVFNILCGNTDDHARNHAAFWDGRMLSLTPAYDICPQGRTGNEATQAMLIKGENRMSTLHSCLAAAPDFLLNDQQAQAIIENQLLTIAGAWDGVCEQAKLTETDRRLFAGRQFLNSYCVEGLGAAHSTIRDGFAATRAQLLG from the coding sequence ATGACTTCTAGGCTGACGCAGCCACGAGAGGCCTATGTCTGGATCTGGTTGCCGGGAGAGACGCAACCCGTGGTGGCCGGTCGCGTCACGCAGCATGGCGATGGCTACAGCTTCAACTATGGTGCCAGCTACCTGGCGCGCGATGGCGCGATCCCGATCTATGACCCCGAACTGCCGTTGCGCCGCGGCCTGATCGAACCGACCGCTGGCCTGTCGATGGCCAGTTGCCTGCGTGACGCCTCGCCCGATGCCTGGGGGCGCCGGGTGATCATCAATCGTCTGATGGGGGGCAAGGCCGCTGGCGCCGCAGCTGACGACATCTCCGAACTCACCTATTGGCTCGAATCGGGGTCGGACCGGATCGGCGCCCTCGACTTCCAGCATTCCGCCACGGAATACGTGCCTCGCCTCAAGGCCGAGGCGTCTTATGAAGAGTTGCTGGAAGCGGCTGAACGGATCGAGAAGGGCGCCCCGCTGACGCCCGCCCTCGACCAGGCGTTGAACCACGGCACCTCGATTGGCGGCGCCCGCCCGAAGGCCCTGATCGACCATGGCGATCGCAAAATGATCGCCAAGTTCTCGTCGAGCACGGATATTTACAGCGTCGTGAAGGCGGAATTCATCGCCATGAAGCTGGCGGCTGCATGTGAGCTCGATGTCGCCCCGGTCTCGTTGACTGCGGCGGCCGGCAAGGATGTGCTGCTCATCGACCGCTTCGATCGCATCAAATCAGGGGCTGGCTGGCAGCGCAAAGCGATGGTGTCGGCGCTGACGATGCTCGGCCTTGACGAAATGATGGCGCGCTATGCGTCTTACGAGGATCTTGCCGAAGTCATCCGTCACCGCTTCACCGACCCCAAGCAAACGCTGCGAGAGCTCTACGCTCGGATCGTCTTCAATATCCTGTGCGGCAACACGGACGATCATGCCCGCAACCATGCCGCGTTCTGGGACGGCAGGATGCTCTCGTTGACCCCGGCCTATGACATCTGCCCGCAGGGGCGAACGGGCAACGAGGCGACGCAGGCGATGCTGATCAAGGGCGAAAACCGTATGAGTACGCTGCACAGCTGCCTCGCGGCCGCCCCGGATTTCCTGCTCAATGACCAACAGGCCCAGGCCATCATCGAGAACCAACTCCTCACGATCGCCGGTGCATGGGACGGGGTCTGCGAGCAAGCCAAGCTGACCGAGACCGACCGCAGGCTTTTTGCCGGCCGACAGTTTTTGAACAGCTACTGTGTCGAGGGCCTCGGCGCCGCGCATAGCACGATACGGGATGGCTTTGCGGCCACACGCGCGCAGTTACTCGGCTAA
- a CDS encoding helix-turn-helix transcriptional regulator has translation MKRPRSYSRVTRQALSILGKLIKAGRLERELTAAELSERAGISRKTLRNIENGEAGTEIGIVFEVATLVGVRLFDVDDRAGAMHNAHLEEKLTLLPKRVRPGRQEVDDDF, from the coding sequence ATGAAGCGGCCGCGCAGCTACTCCCGCGTCACCAGGCAGGCACTCTCGATCCTCGGCAAGCTGATCAAGGCTGGCCGCTTGGAGCGGGAACTCACCGCTGCGGAACTGTCCGAGCGCGCAGGCATCTCGCGTAAGACCCTCCGTAACATCGAAAATGGCGAAGCCGGCACCGAGATCGGCATCGTCTTCGAGGTCGCCACACTCGTTGGCGTGCGGCTGTTCGATGTCGACGACCGGGCGGGTGCGATGCATAACGCCCATCTCGAGGAAAAACTGACGCTGCTGCCGAAGCGGGTTCGCCCGGGCAGGCAGGAGGTCGATGATGACTTCTAG